Proteins co-encoded in one Stigmatopora nigra isolate UIUO_SnigA unplaced genomic scaffold, RoL_Snig_1.1 HiC_scaffold_26, whole genome shotgun sequence genomic window:
- the nus1 gene encoding dehydrodolichyl diphosphate synthase complex subunit nus1 yields MAQLYSLVWRFLLFLLHSSRALFSWFRDCVRRWKGRLWERAIPTLLLPMSLVRFPDYRRILNIYPDTNGVAGNRNCALNRRHRWLTDGRSLEKLPSHIGLLVAEEEPSYTDIANLVVWCMAVGISYVSIYDNHGVFRKNNARLLEVIVAQQEQLLGTEGSKFNATFKSDTDKAHINVLSCRPTVNVLSPEDGKQTIVQAAQKFCRSVENKERSSKDITVSMLDAMLREPKNIPDPELVVMFGPVGSTLGFLPWHIRLTELISLPSHRNISYEDLWGALRRYEECQQRLGQ; encoded by the exons ATGGCGCAGTTGTACAGTTTAGTGTGGCGGTTCTTGCTGTTTCTGCTTCACAGTAGCAGAGCGCTCTTCTCCTGGTTTCGTGACTGTGTCCGGAGATGGAAGGGGCGTCTTTGGGAGCGGGCAATTCCCACGTTACTACTCCCAATGTCGCTGGTTCGCTTCCCGGACTACCGGAGGATATTAAATATTTACCCCGACACTAATGGCGTTGCCGGAAATCGAAACTGCGCTCTCAATCGCCGACACCGGTGGCTGACAGACGGCAGGTCTCTTGAAAAGTTGCCGAGCCACATCGGCCTATTGGTAGCAGAAGAGGAGCCAAGCTACACGGACATCGCCAACCTGGTTGTGTGGTGTATGGCTGTTGGTATATCTTATGTCAGCATCTATGATAATCACG GTGTTTTCAGAAAGAACAACGCCCGTCTGCTTGAGGTGATAGTCGCTCAACAAGAGCAGCTGCTTGGTACAGAAGGATCCAAATTTAATGCGACGTTCAAAAGTGATACTGACAAAGCCCATATTAATG TGCTGTCATGCAGGCCAACAGTGAATGTGTTATCGCCAGAAGATGGGAAACAAACTATTGTTCAGGCTGCACAGAAGTTTTGTCGTTCTGTGGAAAATAAAGAGAGGAGCTCCAAGGACATCACTGTCTCCATGCTGGATGCGATGCTCCGAG AGCCAAAGAATATTCCTGACCCAGAGCTTGTGGTGATGTTTGGACCAGTTGGCAGTACTTTGGGATTCCTCCCCTGGCACATCAGACTAACTGAATTAAT ATCCCTGCCATCACACAGAAATATTTCTTATGAGGACTTGTGGGGTGCTTTGCGGCGGTATGAGGAATGCCAGCAGCGCCTGGGCCAATGA